Genomic window (Agrobacterium larrymoorei):
AATCCGGAATAAAATTCTTGAATGGGAGTATCCGATGGACCGTCTTGCCGGCCTCTCCGCTTTTGTTCGAACGGCCGATCTCGGCAGTTTTGCCGCAGCCGGTCGGATATTGGGCCTGTCGCCCTCTGCCGTCGGGAAGGCCGTGAGCAAGCTTGAGGCTCAACTCCAAGTGCGACTTTTCCAGAGAACCACCCGCAGCCTCCGGCTGACGGAGGAGGGGCGGGCCTTTCACGAACGGTGTCGGCATATTCTCGACGATCTAGACGATGCGCATGAGAGCTTGATGCGCACCCGCGAAGCGCCGCGCGGCGTCATCCGCATGTCCTGCCCGATCGTCGCCTATCATCTGCTGTTGCCGGTGATCCCCGACTTTATGACTCGCTATCCCGACATCACACTGGATCTGGATTTCAACGATCGCATCGTCGATTTGATCGAAGAGGGTGTGGATGTCGCGATCCGTAGCGGTGAGTTGCCGGATAGCCGGTTGATGGTGCGCTCGCTCCGGCCCTTCCGCCTGCTGCTGGCGGCGACGCCTGCCTATCTCGCCCGCCACGGTACGCCTGGCTGTCCGCGTGACCTCGCAGATCATGCCAGCATTGGCTTTCGCTATCCCAACAGTGGCAAGATCCAGACGTGGCCGCTACGTCGGCCAGAAGGGGAGCCGGAACCGAGGTTACGCTACGTGCTGACCTGCAACAACATGGAAGCGTTGCGGGGCGCAGTGCTGCGCAATCTAGGGATCGGCTGCATGCCGGATTTTCTGGCGGA
Coding sequences:
- a CDS encoding LysR family transcriptional regulator encodes the protein MDRLAGLSAFVRTADLGSFAAAGRILGLSPSAVGKAVSKLEAQLQVRLFQRTTRSLRLTEEGRAFHERCRHILDDLDDAHESLMRTREAPRGVIRMSCPIVAYHLLLPVIPDFMTRYPDITLDLDFNDRIVDLIEEGVDVAIRSGELPDSRLMVRSLRPFRLLLAATPAYLARHGTPGCPRDLADHASIGFRYPNSGKIQTWPLRRPEGEPEPRLRYVLTCNNMEALRGAVLRNLGIGCMPDFLAEAPVRSGDLVPLLLDHLDAPGQFNLIWPSSRHLSPKVRVLVDFLAERLFMSEPCLSYGQGSRAADETP